The stretch of DNA TCTATCGACTAATCAAAACGTGCGAGTGAATTTGTATAGTGAAGATTTGGAAGAATTGTGGTTTGATTTTAAGAACCATTTCAAGATCATTGAAGCGGCAGGCGGAATCGTGAAAAATTCTAAGAACGAATTTCTTTTTATTCATCGACTTGGTCGATGGGATTTACCCAAAGGTAAAATAGAAAAAGGTGAAGATCCAGAAACGGCTGCGATACGAGAAATTGAAGAAGAATGCAGTATTCATGGGCTGGTATTGAATCGTTTTATCACAACAACCTATCATATTTACTATCAGAAAACTTATATTTTGAAGTTGACGCATTGGTATGATGTTTCGTATATAGGAGAAGAGCAACCAAAACCGCAAACTGAAGAAGGTATAGAGAAAGTAGAGTGGGTGAAAGAGTCAGAGTACGAAAAACTGTTGGTCAATAGCTATCCAAACATACATTTACTGTTCGAAAAATTCTATAACCAAAATAATAACTAGCATGAAAAAATGGATACTTTATTTTAGTGTTTTTGCTTTTACAGTAGCTTGTACATCGCAAATGCAAAGCACCAAAAATGCAACGATAACAGAATTTGCCAAAACGCACGAAAGTTTTGGTGAAGCTTTCGACGTGAAAAATCCTTTGACCCAAAAGGAAATGTTGCAACACTATAAAAAACTTTCGGTAGGAGATACGTTGCACAATGTACAATTTACCACTACCATACAAGAAGTTTGTGCCAAAAAAGGATGTTGGATGAAGTTGTCTCTTTCTGATGCGAAAAACGAAGTGAATGTTCGATTCAAAGATTATGGATTTTTTGTTCCAATGGATGCAAGCGGGAAAGAAGT from Weeksella virosa DSM 16922 encodes:
- a CDS encoding NUDIX hydrolase; this translates as MYKVFLNENCIILSEKPEEGAKNVLYHYTSQIDEAVHYLSTNQNVRVNLYSEDLEELWFDFKNHFKIIEAAGGIVKNSKNEFLFIHRLGRWDLPKGKIEKGEDPETAAIREIEEECSIHGLVLNRFITTTYHIYYQKTYILKLTHWYDVSYIGEEQPKPQTEEGIEKVEWVKESEYEKLLVNSYPNIHLLFEKFYNQNNN
- a CDS encoding DUF4920 domain-containing protein, which gives rise to MKKWILYFSVFAFTVACTSQMQSTKNATITEFAKTHESFGEAFDVKNPLTQKEMLQHYKKLSVGDTLHNVQFTTTIQEVCAKKGCWMKLSLSDAKNEVNVRFKDYGFFVPMDASGKEVVVHGIAYVAEVSVDKLRHYAEDAGKSADEIAAITEPAMQYQFLADGVWISK